The Mycolicibacterium boenickei genome has a segment encoding these proteins:
- a CDS encoding lysylphosphatidylglycerol synthase transmembrane domain-containing protein, which yields MRVDGRDITVTGSLLQPPTRRTNDILRLILAAIFLATVITSSLITRYEWVALERSISEIVGVLTPTQSNLVYLAYGIAILALPFVILVSLVLGRQWKLLGAYAAAALITMLSLSITANGIAAPKWHFDLSDRLSSQLSQFLDDPRWIGMLAAVLTVSGPWLSRRLRRWWWTLLLAFVPIHLVVSAVVPARSLLGLTAGWFVGALVVWLVGTPALEVPLDGAVRALARRGFVVSAFTVVRPAGAGPLTLTAQSPDPDSSAVVELYGPNQQSGGAVRQVWRKLRLRSNETAPLQTSMRRAVEHRALMAIAIGDLGLASTSTMSVAALDRGWTLYAHNRKRGIPLDQSTDETTVGRVWNALRTLHDHQISHGDLRSKEITVDDGAVLFGGFGSAEYGATDAQLQSDIAQLLVTTTALYDPKSAVTAAIDAFGRDTVLTASRRLTKAAVPARVRAEIPDAKEVMTAARDEVKRQTGADQIQAETITRFTRTQVIQLVLLVALVYVAYPFISTVPTFFSELRTVDWSWALLGLTVSALTYVGAAAALWACADGLVSFRNLSIMQVANTFAATTTPAGVGGLALSTRFLQKGGLSTARATAAVALQQSVQVIVHVILLILFSTMAGASADLSHFVPSSTILYLIAGLALGLIGAFLAVPKLRRWLSSSLRPKLQEVGDDLIKLAREPQRLALIVLGAAGTTLGAALALWASVEAFGGTTSFVTVTVVTMVGGTLASAAPTPGGVGAVEAALIGGLAAFGVPAGIGVPAVLLYRVLTCWLPVFIGWPVMRWLTKNDMI from the coding sequence ATGCGCGTTGACGGACGGGACATCACCGTCACCGGCAGCCTCCTGCAACCGCCGACCCGGCGCACCAACGACATCCTGCGTCTGATCCTGGCCGCGATCTTCCTGGCCACCGTCATCACCAGCTCGCTGATCACCCGCTACGAATGGGTCGCGCTGGAGCGCTCGATCTCCGAGATCGTCGGTGTGCTGACGCCCACCCAGTCCAATCTGGTGTACCTGGCGTACGGCATCGCGATCCTCGCGCTGCCGTTCGTGATCCTGGTCAGCCTGGTGCTCGGGCGGCAATGGAAACTGTTGGGCGCCTACGCCGCTGCCGCGCTGATCACCATGCTGTCGTTGTCGATCACCGCCAACGGCATCGCCGCCCCGAAGTGGCATTTCGATCTCTCGGACCGGCTCAGCTCCCAGCTCTCGCAGTTCCTCGACGACCCGCGCTGGATCGGCATGCTCGCCGCGGTGCTCACCGTTTCCGGGCCGTGGCTGTCACGCCGGCTGCGCCGCTGGTGGTGGACGCTGCTGCTGGCGTTCGTGCCGATCCACCTGGTGGTCAGCGCCGTTGTGCCGGCGCGCTCACTGCTGGGTCTGACCGCGGGCTGGTTCGTCGGCGCCCTGGTGGTGTGGCTGGTCGGCACCCCCGCCCTGGAAGTCCCGCTCGACGGCGCCGTGCGCGCCCTCGCCCGGCGCGGGTTCGTCGTGTCGGCGTTCACCGTGGTCCGCCCGGCCGGTGCCGGCCCGCTGACGCTCACCGCGCAGTCACCCGATCCCGACTCCAGCGCTGTCGTCGAGCTCTACGGCCCCAACCAGCAGAGCGGCGGCGCGGTGCGGCAGGTATGGCGCAAACTGCGGCTGCGCTCCAACGAGACCGCACCCCTGCAGACCTCGATGCGCCGTGCCGTCGAGCACCGGGCCCTGATGGCGATCGCGATCGGCGACCTCGGTCTGGCGAGTACGTCGACCATGTCGGTAGCGGCCCTCGACCGCGGCTGGACGCTGTACGCGCACAACCGCAAACGCGGCATCCCACTGGACCAGAGCACCGACGAAACCACCGTCGGGCGCGTGTGGAACGCGCTGCGCACCCTGCACGACCACCAGATCTCCCACGGTGACCTGCGCAGCAAGGAGATCACCGTCGACGACGGCGCGGTGCTGTTCGGTGGGTTCGGCAGCGCTGAGTACGGCGCCACCGACGCGCAATTGCAGTCCGATATCGCGCAACTGCTCGTCACCACCACGGCGCTGTACGACCCGAAGTCGGCGGTCACCGCGGCCATCGACGCGTTCGGCCGTGACACCGTGCTCACCGCGTCACGACGGCTGACCAAGGCCGCGGTGCCGGCCCGGGTGCGCGCGGAGATTCCCGACGCCAAAGAAGTGATGACCGCCGCCCGCGACGAGGTCAAACGCCAGACCGGCGCCGACCAGATCCAGGCCGAGACCATCACCCGGTTCACCCGCACCCAGGTGATCCAGCTGGTGCTGCTGGTGGCGCTGGTCTATGTGGCCTACCCGTTCATCAGCACGGTGCCGACGTTCTTCTCCGAGCTGCGCACCGTGGACTGGTCGTGGGCGCTGCTCGGGCTGACCGTCTCGGCGCTGACGTACGTGGGTGCGGCGGCCGCGCTGTGGGCGTGCGCCGACGGGCTGGTGAGTTTCCGCAACCTCTCGATCATGCAGGTGGCCAACACCTTTGCCGCCACCACCACACCCGCCGGCGTCGGCGGCCTGGCCCTGAGCACCCGGTTCCTGCAGAAGGGCGGGCTGAGCACAGCGCGCGCCACCGCAGCGGTGGCCCTGCAGCAGTCGGTGCAGGTGATCGTGCACGTGATCCTGCTGATCCTGTTCAGCACCATGGCCGGGGCCTCCGCGGACCTGTCGCACTTCGTGCCGAGCTCCACGATCCTGTACCTGATCGCCGGGCTCGCGCTCGGACTGATCGGGGCGTTTCTGGCCGTGCCCAAGCTGCGGCGCTGGCTGTCCTCCTCGCTGCGCCCCAAGCTTCAGGAGGTCGGCGACGACCTGATCAAACTGGCCCGCGAACCGCAACGGCTGGCGCTGATCGTGCTGGGCGCCGCGGGCACCACCCTCGGTGCGGCCCTGGCCCTGTGGGCCAGCGTCGAGGCATTCGGCGGAACCACCTCCTTCGTCACCGTCACCGTCGTCACCATGGTCGGCGGCACCCTGGCCTCGGCGGCGCCCACCCCGGGCGGTGTGGGCGCGGTCGAGGCGGCCCTGATCGGTGGTCTGGCCGCGTTCGGCGTGCCGGCCGGAATCGGGGTGCCCGCGGTACTGCTCTACCGGGTGCTGACCTGCTGGTTGCCGGTGTTCATCGGCTGGCCGGTGATGCGCTGGCTCACGAAGAACGACATGATCTGA
- a CDS encoding SNF2-related protein translates to MDGADPTELIRHADSALAGVGKLRAEIADRIRARTDEVVTQTLRSAPLQHLRPYLARGARLGGLANSDYRTVADVHSVPARLLTQVPGVDIEAAQAVQAAAQAMSDHIRTTTRPRLRSGEDTELLSSLLTLTEAEVPVKQLRRLMPRLRSHTASDQLRESVRGLLDRIDDAHHHDGDVWAHYRADPRPIDQLLSEFASGTTDVDAAQGFVGAEVAALVEQTALNRTLLRTELRGYQEFGARYALARERVLLCDDLGLGKTLQALAVAAHLAAAAQLRHTLVVCQPNTGIHWAAETAKHTALRSVEIRGSEREARLENWKASGGVAIVSYDTLQRIKLPERPTLVIVDEAHLLRDPKSDRSRAVRNVLTSDNRVLFLSGVPMHQRIGGFRHLADFLQPDVAGKVAPNAGDRGSIAFRRAVDRVYLRRDYRDVVDELPVRIAAEEWVRLSRADRERYRQSVSSGNFSAIRQGAWPSGAPTPAAKLDRLIELTNEAHINGARVVVFSHFPAVLDVIRKALPGNIFGPVDASVPDQQAVVDAFATDRGPATLLAHIGAGALDLRRLDDPVVFIIAEPQWQPRTERQVVGRTQRLSELHTVRVYRLLARGTVDEPIRRLAQHPDQAPPHQDEVVRAEQARLARAGLTAKFSGTG, encoded by the coding sequence ATGGACGGCGCCGATCCCACTGAGCTGATCCGCCATGCCGACTCCGCGCTTGCCGGTGTCGGCAAACTCCGTGCCGAGATCGCCGACCGTATCCGCGCCCGCACCGACGAGGTGGTGACGCAGACCCTGCGGTCGGCGCCGCTGCAGCACCTGCGCCCCTATCTGGCACGCGGCGCCCGCCTCGGCGGGCTGGCGAACTCCGACTACCGCACGGTCGCCGATGTCCACTCGGTGCCGGCCCGGCTGTTGACCCAGGTGCCCGGCGTCGACATCGAGGCCGCGCAAGCGGTGCAGGCCGCCGCCCAGGCCATGTCCGACCACATCCGCACCACCACCCGGCCCCGGCTGCGGTCCGGCGAGGACACCGAACTGCTGTCCTCGCTGCTGACGCTGACCGAGGCCGAAGTACCGGTCAAGCAGTTGCGCCGGCTGATGCCACGGCTGCGCAGCCACACCGCCTCGGACCAGCTGCGCGAATCGGTACGCGGGCTGCTCGACCGCATCGACGACGCCCACCACCACGACGGCGACGTGTGGGCACACTACCGCGCCGACCCCCGCCCCATTGACCAACTTCTGAGCGAATTCGCCTCCGGGACAACCGATGTGGATGCGGCCCAGGGATTTGTCGGAGCCGAGGTGGCCGCGCTGGTCGAGCAGACCGCGCTGAACCGCACCCTGCTGCGCACCGAGCTTCGCGGGTATCAGGAATTCGGTGCCCGCTACGCGCTGGCCCGGGAGCGAGTGCTGCTGTGCGACGACCTGGGGCTGGGCAAAACCCTGCAGGCCCTCGCAGTCGCGGCGCACCTGGCAGCCGCAGCGCAACTGCGCCACACCCTGGTGGTGTGCCAGCCCAACACCGGAATCCATTGGGCCGCAGAGACAGCCAAACACACCGCGCTGCGGTCGGTCGAGATCCGCGGCAGTGAACGCGAAGCGCGCCTTGAGAATTGGAAGGCCTCCGGCGGCGTGGCCATCGTCTCCTACGACACCCTGCAGCGCATCAAACTGCCCGAACGCCCCACGCTGGTCATCGTCGACGAGGCACACCTGCTGCGGGACCCGAAATCCGACCGGTCCCGGGCCGTCCGCAACGTGCTGACCTCCGACAACCGGGTGCTGTTCCTTTCCGGCGTACCGATGCACCAGCGGATCGGCGGTTTTCGTCATCTCGCAGACTTCCTGCAACCCGACGTCGCAGGCAAGGTGGCACCCAACGCGGGCGACCGCGGATCGATCGCCTTCCGCCGCGCGGTGGACCGCGTGTACCTGCGACGGGACTACCGCGACGTGGTCGACGAACTGCCGGTGCGGATCGCCGCCGAGGAGTGGGTGCGGCTCAGCCGCGCCGACCGTGAGCGCTATCGACAGTCCGTCTCCAGCGGAAACTTCAGCGCGATCCGGCAGGGGGCTTGGCCGTCGGGCGCACCGACACCGGCCGCCAAGCTGGACCGCCTCATCGAACTCACCAACGAGGCCCACATCAACGGGGCCAGGGTGGTGGTGTTCTCACACTTTCCGGCAGTACTCGACGTGATCCGGAAGGCGTTGCCGGGCAACATCTTCGGCCCGGTGGACGCATCGGTACCCGACCAGCAGGCCGTCGTCGACGCCTTCGCGACCGACCGTGGCCCGGCCACCCTGCTGGCCCACATCGGTGCAGGCGCCCTGGATCTGCGCCGGCTGGACGACCCGGTGGTGTTCATCATCGCCGAGCCCCAGTGGCAGCCGCGCACGGAGCGGCAGGTGGTCGGACGCACCCAGCGGCTCAGCGAACTGCACACCGTGCGGGTGTACCGGCTGCTGGCCAGGGGCACCGTCGACGAGCCGATCCGTCGCCTGGCGCAACATCCCGACCAGGCCCCACCACATCAGGACGAAGTGGTGCGGGCCGAGCAGGCCCGGCTGGCCCGGGCCGGGCTGACCGCCAAATTCAGTGGAACCGGTTGA
- a CDS encoding DUF7159 family protein — MDLVLGLAMTSRAVRWVLVEGTTGEGRPVDRGAISFEDAAGYDPDGLLRGLVDDSELDGGHRIHAIGVTWTNDAAPLAGRIMQSLDNRGYGNVFAVSEIEAAGMLASGIAEITEHDDIAVCIVEPDAAVVAIVTPDDVSADRIERSDTFVTDITGLLALTGRPISAMFILGSDAHGPVVAELAESLPAQVITAAESDLAFARGAGLAAALAVNTVATPAKKVHWTKVGALSSVVGGALVTLVVASSAAIGLHLHPGAVSETAQVASIKESAPEAGPAPKPVQKPVDKPAAKPAPAAPPPSPAAPPPARAVEAANPPAHQPPAQVPPAPAAPAPEPAPAYVPPAPAPAYTPPPAPVYAPPPYVPPPVTYPQPRLRDRIIERIPIINRFH, encoded by the coding sequence ATGGATCTCGTGCTCGGCCTCGCGATGACTTCGAGAGCCGTTCGGTGGGTGCTCGTCGAAGGCACCACGGGCGAGGGGCGTCCGGTCGATCGCGGCGCAATCTCGTTCGAGGATGCCGCCGGCTATGACCCCGACGGCCTGTTGCGGGGCTTGGTGGACGACTCCGAACTCGACGGCGGTCACCGCATCCATGCCATCGGCGTGACGTGGACGAATGATGCCGCGCCGCTGGCCGGTCGCATCATGCAGTCGCTGGACAACCGCGGCTACGGCAATGTCTTCGCGGTCTCGGAGATCGAGGCGGCAGGCATGCTGGCCAGTGGCATCGCCGAGATCACCGAGCATGACGACATCGCGGTGTGCATCGTCGAACCCGACGCGGCCGTCGTGGCGATCGTGACCCCTGACGACGTCAGCGCCGATCGCATCGAGCGGTCCGACACCTTCGTCACCGACATCACCGGGTTGCTGGCGCTCACCGGCAGACCGATCAGTGCCATGTTCATCCTGGGCTCCGACGCCCACGGCCCGGTGGTGGCCGAGCTGGCCGAGTCGCTGCCGGCTCAGGTGATCACCGCGGCCGAATCCGACCTGGCCTTCGCGCGCGGGGCCGGGCTCGCCGCGGCGCTCGCGGTGAATACCGTTGCGACACCGGCCAAGAAGGTGCACTGGACCAAGGTCGGTGCGTTGTCGTCCGTCGTCGGCGGAGCCCTGGTGACGCTGGTCGTGGCGAGCTCGGCCGCCATCGGGCTGCATCTGCACCCCGGAGCGGTGTCGGAAACCGCGCAGGTCGCGAGCATCAAGGAATCGGCGCCCGAGGCGGGGCCTGCCCCGAAACCGGTGCAGAAGCCGGTCGACAAGCCCGCCGCCAAACCTGCCCCCGCGGCTCCTCCGCCGTCTCCCGCCGCTCCGCCACCGGCTCGCGCGGTCGAGGCGGCCAATCCGCCGGCGCACCAGCCGCCCGCCCAGGTCCCGCCGGCCCCCGCGGCACCGGCCCCCGAACCTGCGCCCGCCTACGTTCCGCCCGCGCCGGCGCCGGCGTACACACCGCCGCCCGCGCCGGTCTATGCACCGCCGCCGTACGTTCCTCCGCCGGTGACCTACCCGCAGCCGCGGTTGCGGGACCGCATCATCGAGCGCATCCCGATCATCAACCGGTTCCACTGA